From a region of the Pecten maximus chromosome 18, xPecMax1.1, whole genome shotgun sequence genome:
- the LOC117316526 gene encoding uncharacterized protein LOC117316526 isoform X2: MKMMDTASLDEGVESWIEEKRADAVSPQIADGVDKVMSEDHTLIENQEDWKKSYTESINEDDHLNNSSYHGDSHEKDNHLDNSSFHRDAHDLEDSSSPIVSPYDDSLNANNTSYISDGSSFDTDSINLVPNKEGVFFCHLCSFSGRNQGEFEQHMTCHFEHTCPHCDYKSRTEGRLKRHIKDFHTEDPPEGFGSKRNMGRPKVFRCKQCDFSAIEKEEFWAHARSHIKEDKILQCPRCPFVTEYKHHLEYHLRNHFGSKPFKCNKCNYSCVNKSMLNSHMKSHTNVYQYRCADCTYATKYCHSLKLHLRKYNHKPATVLNSDGSLPQGIDAEASGLSLMQKRGPPRGPRGPRKDKFDPFVNQFLTMPHVGLPGMPTSMNSGMMSPYWPVLNQFPPNGLHAPPPLVPVSMNSPLGSLPQEFAQRNIPLSSTPGIGHSPGGPKQSPNSLFKCKFCSFASDIKNDLLRHVMKVHASENRDLFSIIGISPEAFLEDRYKHRFGSPGSKMHPDDGKYPALHIKREPSPDSVKSSTPSWPEEYPMGASPTKARYLHSPNGSLGGMAKMSYDSYKNGMKSPLKVSDPPAGDDIIRQMMDKFGSGMPATSPRVSRESAPLDLTKRRSPSMSPTLAEGYHPHDRSVLDDRHMDQHDMPIGAETYENDHPRKRPSEGPHNVESQEMFESGPPKKRSRKGKAFKLDTLCMKLQEKAGDSDVEDAYSGSDGYVDNEALGTQQECDSEVYGAERNSHEDQNEEGPEEKIHVDDFEDVHKNLAFLNNGKCSKFVDNKEEMERKESVKEEEIKDKDENGKNREQMNLNIKKALEMAQMKLKETGRRREMEMSMHAWNESNKAHYFPQGLNGHSLPLTPDLDVLHSRFAVDNTHTPISTSTPKSKSAGMIGHDVDKYECTYCEIAFRNCVMYTMHMGYHGYRNPFKCNMCGLTCSDKVDFFLHIAREAHN; encoded by the exons ATGAAAATGATGGACACTGCTTCTCTGGATGAAGGTGTTGAAAGCTGGATCGAGGAAAAAAG GGCGGATGCTGTGTCGCCACAGATAGCTGATGGGGTAGACAAGGTGATGTCGGAGGATCATACCCTCATTGAAAACCAAGAGGATTGGAAAAAATCATACACTGAAAGCATTAATGAGGACGATCATCTAAACAACTCCAGTTACCATGGTGATAGTCACGAAAAAGACAACCATCTTGACAACTCCAGTTTCCACAGAGATGCTCATGACCTTGAGGATAGCTCCAGTCCAATAGTATCTCCATATGATGACAGTCTCAATGCTAACAACACTTCCTACATCTCAGACGGTAGCAGTTTTGACACAGACAGCATCAATTTGGTTCCCAATAAGGAAGGAGTTTTTTTCTGTCACCTCTGCAGCTTCTCAG GTAGAAATCAGGGAGAATTTGAACAGCATATGACCTGTCATTTTGAACATACCTGCCCTCATTGTGACTACAAATCACGAACGGAAGGACGTCTGAAACGTCATATCAAAGATTTCCATACAGAGGACCCTCCAGAAGGATTTGGTTCCAAAAGGAACATGGGCCGCCCAAAAGTATTTAGATGCAAGCAGTGCGACTTTTCAGCTATAGAGAag GAAGAGTTTTGGGCTCATGCCCGTAGCCACATCAAGGAGGACAAGATTCTTCAGTGCCCTCGTTGTCCCTTCGTCACTGAGTACAAACATCACCTAGAGTACCACCTCCGCAACCATTTCGGGTCGAAGCCATTCAAGTGTAACAAATGTAACTACTCATGCGTGAACAAGTCGATGCTGAACAGCCACATGAAATCCCACACCAATGTTTATCAGTACAGATGTGCTGATTGTACGTATGCCACAAAATATTGCCACAGTCTCAAACTTCATCTTCGCAAATACAACCACAAACCAGCCACCGTATTGAACTCTGATGGTAGTCTGCCACAGGGAATTGACGCAGAGGCATCCGGCCTCTCACTGATGCAGAAGAGGGGTCCACCACGTGGACCAAGGGGACCAAGAAAGGACAAATTTGACCCGTTCGTCAACCAGTTTCTTACAATGCCCCATGTTGGACTACCAGGCATGCCAACGAGCATGAACAGTGGAATGATGTCCCCCTATTGGCCAGTCCTCAACCAGTTTCCTCCAAATGGCCTCCATGCTCCACCTCCACTGGTACCCGTTTCTATGAACTCTCCGCTTGGAAGTCTACCTCAAGAATTTGCTCAACGTAATATTCCACTATCATCCACTCCAGGTATAGGCCACAGTCCAGGAGGACCCAAGCAGTCACCGAATTCTCTCTTCAAATGTAAATTCTGCAGTTTCGCTTCCGATATCAAAAACGACCTGCTTCGTCACGTAATGAAAGTACATGCTTCAGAGAATAGAGATCTGTTCTCAATCATTGGCATCTCACCGGAGGCATTTCTGGAGGATCGCTACAAACATAGATTTGGAAGTCCAGGCAGCAAGATGCATCCTGATGATGGTAAATATCCAGCATTGCACATAAAGAGGGAGCCGTCCCCCGACAGTGTGAAATCCAGCACTCCATCCTGGCCAGAGGAGTACCCAATGGGAGCCTCACCAACTAAAGCCAGATATCTACACAGTCCAAATGGAAGCCTGGGGGGAATGGCGAAGATGTCCTATGATTCATACAAAAATGGCATGAAGAGTCCTCTTAAAGTCTCTGACCCTCCAGCCGGAGACGATATCATCAGACAGATGATGGATAAATTTGGATCAGGAATGCCAGCGACAAGTCCACGTGTAAGTCGTGAATCGGCACCTCTAGACCTCACCAAACGTAGGTCCCCATCAATGAGTCCTACCTTAGCTGAAGGTTATCATCCACACGACAGGAGTGTGCTCGACGACAGGCACATGGACCAGCACGACATGCCAATTGGTGCAGAAACATATGAAAACGACCACCCAAGGAAAAGACCATCTGAGGGTCCCCACAATGTGGAGTCACAGGAGATGTTCGAAAGTGGACCCCCGAAGAAACGGTCACGGAAAGGGAAAGCGTTCAAGCTGGACACACTTTGTATGAAGCTGCAAGAGAAGGCTGGAGACAGCGATGTTGAGGATGCCTACAGTGGTTCAGATGGCTACGTTGATAATGAGGCACTTGGGACTCAACAAGAATGCGACTCGGAGGTCTACGGTGCAGAGAGAAATAGCCATGAGGATCAAAATGAAGAAGGACCAGAGGAGAAAATCCATGTTGATGACTTTGAAGATGTGCATAAAAACCTTGCCTTCCTCAACAATGGAAAGTGCAGTAAGTTTGTAGATAACAAAGAAGAAATGGAGAGAAAAGAATCGGTAAAGGAAGAAGAAATTAAGGACAAGGATGAAAATGGAAAAAACAGAGAACAGATGAATTTGAATATCAAGAAAGCACTGGAAATGGCTCAGATGAAGTTGAAAGAAACAGGAAGACGAAGAGAAATGGAAATGTCTATGCATGCTTGGAATGAATCAAATAAAGCTCATTACTTTCCACAAGGCCTGAATGGTCACAGTCTGCCCTTGACTCCCGATTTAGATGTGTTACATAGTCGATTTGCCGTGGACAATACCCACACCCCTATCTCTACCAGTACACCCAAGTCAAAAAGTGCTGGTATGATTGGACATGACGTGGATAAGTACGAGTGTACCTATTGTGAAATAGCTTTTCGTAACTGTGTTATGTATACAATGCATATGGGTTACCATGGTTACCGCAATCCTTTCAAATGTAACATGTGTGGCTTGACCTGTAGTGACAAAGTGGACTTTTTCCTCCACATTGCTCGTGAGGCTCACAATTGA
- the LOC117316526 gene encoding uncharacterized protein LOC117316526 isoform X3: MHSDGKGVIQNGHRADAVSPQIADGVDKVMSEDHTLIENQEDWKKSYTESINEDDHLNNSSYHGDSHEKDNHLDNSSFHRDAHDLEDSSSPIVSPYDDSLNANNTSYISDGSSFDTDSINLVPNKEGVFFCHLCSFSGRNQGEFEQHMTCHFEHTCPHCDYKSRTEGRLKRHIKDFHTEDPPEGFGSKRNMGRPKVFRCKQCDFSAIEKEEFWAHARSHIKEDKILQCPRCPFVTEYKHHLEYHLRNHFGSKPFKCNKCNYSCVNKSMLNSHMKSHTNVYQYRCADCTYATKYCHSLKLHLRKYNHKPATVLNSDGSLPQGIDAEASGLSLMQKRGPPRGPRGPRKDKFDPFVNQFLTMPHVGLPGMPTSMNSGMMSPYWPVLNQFPPNGLHAPPPLVPVSMNSPLGSLPQEFAQRNIPLSSTPGIGHSPGGPKQSPNSLFKCKFCSFASDIKNDLLRHVMKVHASENRDLFSIIGISPEAFLEDRYKHRFGSPGSKMHPDDGKYPALHIKREPSPDSVKSSTPSWPEEYPMGASPTKARYLHSPNGSLGGMAKMSYDSYKNGMKSPLKVSDPPAGDDIIRQMMDKFGSGMPATSPRVSRESAPLDLTKRRSPSMSPTLAEGYHPHDRSVLDDRHMDQHDMPIGAETYENDHPRKRPSEGPHNVESQEMFESGPPKKRSRKGKAFKLDTLCMKLQEKAGDSDVEDAYSGSDGYVDNEALGTQQECDSEVYGAERNSHEDQNEEGPEEKIHVDDFEDVHKNLAFLNNGKCSKFVDNKEEMERKESVKEEEIKDKDENGKNREQMNLNIKKALEMAQMKLKETGRRREMEMSMHAWNESNKAHYFPQGLNGHSLPLTPDLDVLHSRFAVDNTHTPISTSTPKSKSAGMIGHDVDKYECTYCEIAFRNCVMYTMHMGYHGYRNPFKCNMCGLTCSDKVDFFLHIAREAHN; encoded by the exons GGCGGATGCTGTGTCGCCACAGATAGCTGATGGGGTAGACAAGGTGATGTCGGAGGATCATACCCTCATTGAAAACCAAGAGGATTGGAAAAAATCATACACTGAAAGCATTAATGAGGACGATCATCTAAACAACTCCAGTTACCATGGTGATAGTCACGAAAAAGACAACCATCTTGACAACTCCAGTTTCCACAGAGATGCTCATGACCTTGAGGATAGCTCCAGTCCAATAGTATCTCCATATGATGACAGTCTCAATGCTAACAACACTTCCTACATCTCAGACGGTAGCAGTTTTGACACAGACAGCATCAATTTGGTTCCCAATAAGGAAGGAGTTTTTTTCTGTCACCTCTGCAGCTTCTCAG GTAGAAATCAGGGAGAATTTGAACAGCATATGACCTGTCATTTTGAACATACCTGCCCTCATTGTGACTACAAATCACGAACGGAAGGACGTCTGAAACGTCATATCAAAGATTTCCATACAGAGGACCCTCCAGAAGGATTTGGTTCCAAAAGGAACATGGGCCGCCCAAAAGTATTTAGATGCAAGCAGTGCGACTTTTCAGCTATAGAGAag GAAGAGTTTTGGGCTCATGCCCGTAGCCACATCAAGGAGGACAAGATTCTTCAGTGCCCTCGTTGTCCCTTCGTCACTGAGTACAAACATCACCTAGAGTACCACCTCCGCAACCATTTCGGGTCGAAGCCATTCAAGTGTAACAAATGTAACTACTCATGCGTGAACAAGTCGATGCTGAACAGCCACATGAAATCCCACACCAATGTTTATCAGTACAGATGTGCTGATTGTACGTATGCCACAAAATATTGCCACAGTCTCAAACTTCATCTTCGCAAATACAACCACAAACCAGCCACCGTATTGAACTCTGATGGTAGTCTGCCACAGGGAATTGACGCAGAGGCATCCGGCCTCTCACTGATGCAGAAGAGGGGTCCACCACGTGGACCAAGGGGACCAAGAAAGGACAAATTTGACCCGTTCGTCAACCAGTTTCTTACAATGCCCCATGTTGGACTACCAGGCATGCCAACGAGCATGAACAGTGGAATGATGTCCCCCTATTGGCCAGTCCTCAACCAGTTTCCTCCAAATGGCCTCCATGCTCCACCTCCACTGGTACCCGTTTCTATGAACTCTCCGCTTGGAAGTCTACCTCAAGAATTTGCTCAACGTAATATTCCACTATCATCCACTCCAGGTATAGGCCACAGTCCAGGAGGACCCAAGCAGTCACCGAATTCTCTCTTCAAATGTAAATTCTGCAGTTTCGCTTCCGATATCAAAAACGACCTGCTTCGTCACGTAATGAAAGTACATGCTTCAGAGAATAGAGATCTGTTCTCAATCATTGGCATCTCACCGGAGGCATTTCTGGAGGATCGCTACAAACATAGATTTGGAAGTCCAGGCAGCAAGATGCATCCTGATGATGGTAAATATCCAGCATTGCACATAAAGAGGGAGCCGTCCCCCGACAGTGTGAAATCCAGCACTCCATCCTGGCCAGAGGAGTACCCAATGGGAGCCTCACCAACTAAAGCCAGATATCTACACAGTCCAAATGGAAGCCTGGGGGGAATGGCGAAGATGTCCTATGATTCATACAAAAATGGCATGAAGAGTCCTCTTAAAGTCTCTGACCCTCCAGCCGGAGACGATATCATCAGACAGATGATGGATAAATTTGGATCAGGAATGCCAGCGACAAGTCCACGTGTAAGTCGTGAATCGGCACCTCTAGACCTCACCAAACGTAGGTCCCCATCAATGAGTCCTACCTTAGCTGAAGGTTATCATCCACACGACAGGAGTGTGCTCGACGACAGGCACATGGACCAGCACGACATGCCAATTGGTGCAGAAACATATGAAAACGACCACCCAAGGAAAAGACCATCTGAGGGTCCCCACAATGTGGAGTCACAGGAGATGTTCGAAAGTGGACCCCCGAAGAAACGGTCACGGAAAGGGAAAGCGTTCAAGCTGGACACACTTTGTATGAAGCTGCAAGAGAAGGCTGGAGACAGCGATGTTGAGGATGCCTACAGTGGTTCAGATGGCTACGTTGATAATGAGGCACTTGGGACTCAACAAGAATGCGACTCGGAGGTCTACGGTGCAGAGAGAAATAGCCATGAGGATCAAAATGAAGAAGGACCAGAGGAGAAAATCCATGTTGATGACTTTGAAGATGTGCATAAAAACCTTGCCTTCCTCAACAATGGAAAGTGCAGTAAGTTTGTAGATAACAAAGAAGAAATGGAGAGAAAAGAATCGGTAAAGGAAGAAGAAATTAAGGACAAGGATGAAAATGGAAAAAACAGAGAACAGATGAATTTGAATATCAAGAAAGCACTGGAAATGGCTCAGATGAAGTTGAAAGAAACAGGAAGACGAAGAGAAATGGAAATGTCTATGCATGCTTGGAATGAATCAAATAAAGCTCATTACTTTCCACAAGGCCTGAATGGTCACAGTCTGCCCTTGACTCCCGATTTAGATGTGTTACATAGTCGATTTGCCGTGGACAATACCCACACCCCTATCTCTACCAGTACACCCAAGTCAAAAAGTGCTGGTATGATTGGACATGACGTGGATAAGTACGAGTGTACCTATTGTGAAATAGCTTTTCGTAACTGTGTTATGTATACAATGCATATGGGTTACCATGGTTACCGCAATCCTTTCAAATGTAACATGTGTGGCTTGACCTGTAGTGACAAAGTGGACTTTTTCCTCCACATTGCTCGTGAGGCTCACAATTGA
- the LOC117316526 gene encoding uncharacterized protein LOC117316526 isoform X1 codes for MSAVRVRSSAVNGVYIVAMNGEDDTPNGHCDPGTDNGHSQDLFCEVKGREKMQGDEPVYNGPEDCSESIHYLGGAIKRADAVSPQIADGVDKVMSEDHTLIENQEDWKKSYTESINEDDHLNNSSYHGDSHEKDNHLDNSSFHRDAHDLEDSSSPIVSPYDDSLNANNTSYISDGSSFDTDSINLVPNKEGVFFCHLCSFSGRNQGEFEQHMTCHFEHTCPHCDYKSRTEGRLKRHIKDFHTEDPPEGFGSKRNMGRPKVFRCKQCDFSAIEKEEFWAHARSHIKEDKILQCPRCPFVTEYKHHLEYHLRNHFGSKPFKCNKCNYSCVNKSMLNSHMKSHTNVYQYRCADCTYATKYCHSLKLHLRKYNHKPATVLNSDGSLPQGIDAEASGLSLMQKRGPPRGPRGPRKDKFDPFVNQFLTMPHVGLPGMPTSMNSGMMSPYWPVLNQFPPNGLHAPPPLVPVSMNSPLGSLPQEFAQRNIPLSSTPGIGHSPGGPKQSPNSLFKCKFCSFASDIKNDLLRHVMKVHASENRDLFSIIGISPEAFLEDRYKHRFGSPGSKMHPDDGKYPALHIKREPSPDSVKSSTPSWPEEYPMGASPTKARYLHSPNGSLGGMAKMSYDSYKNGMKSPLKVSDPPAGDDIIRQMMDKFGSGMPATSPRVSRESAPLDLTKRRSPSMSPTLAEGYHPHDRSVLDDRHMDQHDMPIGAETYENDHPRKRPSEGPHNVESQEMFESGPPKKRSRKGKAFKLDTLCMKLQEKAGDSDVEDAYSGSDGYVDNEALGTQQECDSEVYGAERNSHEDQNEEGPEEKIHVDDFEDVHKNLAFLNNGKCSKFVDNKEEMERKESVKEEEIKDKDENGKNREQMNLNIKKALEMAQMKLKETGRRREMEMSMHAWNESNKAHYFPQGLNGHSLPLTPDLDVLHSRFAVDNTHTPISTSTPKSKSAGMIGHDVDKYECTYCEIAFRNCVMYTMHMGYHGYRNPFKCNMCGLTCSDKVDFFLHIAREAHN; via the exons GGCGGATGCTGTGTCGCCACAGATAGCTGATGGGGTAGACAAGGTGATGTCGGAGGATCATACCCTCATTGAAAACCAAGAGGATTGGAAAAAATCATACACTGAAAGCATTAATGAGGACGATCATCTAAACAACTCCAGTTACCATGGTGATAGTCACGAAAAAGACAACCATCTTGACAACTCCAGTTTCCACAGAGATGCTCATGACCTTGAGGATAGCTCCAGTCCAATAGTATCTCCATATGATGACAGTCTCAATGCTAACAACACTTCCTACATCTCAGACGGTAGCAGTTTTGACACAGACAGCATCAATTTGGTTCCCAATAAGGAAGGAGTTTTTTTCTGTCACCTCTGCAGCTTCTCAG GTAGAAATCAGGGAGAATTTGAACAGCATATGACCTGTCATTTTGAACATACCTGCCCTCATTGTGACTACAAATCACGAACGGAAGGACGTCTGAAACGTCATATCAAAGATTTCCATACAGAGGACCCTCCAGAAGGATTTGGTTCCAAAAGGAACATGGGCCGCCCAAAAGTATTTAGATGCAAGCAGTGCGACTTTTCAGCTATAGAGAag GAAGAGTTTTGGGCTCATGCCCGTAGCCACATCAAGGAGGACAAGATTCTTCAGTGCCCTCGTTGTCCCTTCGTCACTGAGTACAAACATCACCTAGAGTACCACCTCCGCAACCATTTCGGGTCGAAGCCATTCAAGTGTAACAAATGTAACTACTCATGCGTGAACAAGTCGATGCTGAACAGCCACATGAAATCCCACACCAATGTTTATCAGTACAGATGTGCTGATTGTACGTATGCCACAAAATATTGCCACAGTCTCAAACTTCATCTTCGCAAATACAACCACAAACCAGCCACCGTATTGAACTCTGATGGTAGTCTGCCACAGGGAATTGACGCAGAGGCATCCGGCCTCTCACTGATGCAGAAGAGGGGTCCACCACGTGGACCAAGGGGACCAAGAAAGGACAAATTTGACCCGTTCGTCAACCAGTTTCTTACAATGCCCCATGTTGGACTACCAGGCATGCCAACGAGCATGAACAGTGGAATGATGTCCCCCTATTGGCCAGTCCTCAACCAGTTTCCTCCAAATGGCCTCCATGCTCCACCTCCACTGGTACCCGTTTCTATGAACTCTCCGCTTGGAAGTCTACCTCAAGAATTTGCTCAACGTAATATTCCACTATCATCCACTCCAGGTATAGGCCACAGTCCAGGAGGACCCAAGCAGTCACCGAATTCTCTCTTCAAATGTAAATTCTGCAGTTTCGCTTCCGATATCAAAAACGACCTGCTTCGTCACGTAATGAAAGTACATGCTTCAGAGAATAGAGATCTGTTCTCAATCATTGGCATCTCACCGGAGGCATTTCTGGAGGATCGCTACAAACATAGATTTGGAAGTCCAGGCAGCAAGATGCATCCTGATGATGGTAAATATCCAGCATTGCACATAAAGAGGGAGCCGTCCCCCGACAGTGTGAAATCCAGCACTCCATCCTGGCCAGAGGAGTACCCAATGGGAGCCTCACCAACTAAAGCCAGATATCTACACAGTCCAAATGGAAGCCTGGGGGGAATGGCGAAGATGTCCTATGATTCATACAAAAATGGCATGAAGAGTCCTCTTAAAGTCTCTGACCCTCCAGCCGGAGACGATATCATCAGACAGATGATGGATAAATTTGGATCAGGAATGCCAGCGACAAGTCCACGTGTAAGTCGTGAATCGGCACCTCTAGACCTCACCAAACGTAGGTCCCCATCAATGAGTCCTACCTTAGCTGAAGGTTATCATCCACACGACAGGAGTGTGCTCGACGACAGGCACATGGACCAGCACGACATGCCAATTGGTGCAGAAACATATGAAAACGACCACCCAAGGAAAAGACCATCTGAGGGTCCCCACAATGTGGAGTCACAGGAGATGTTCGAAAGTGGACCCCCGAAGAAACGGTCACGGAAAGGGAAAGCGTTCAAGCTGGACACACTTTGTATGAAGCTGCAAGAGAAGGCTGGAGACAGCGATGTTGAGGATGCCTACAGTGGTTCAGATGGCTACGTTGATAATGAGGCACTTGGGACTCAACAAGAATGCGACTCGGAGGTCTACGGTGCAGAGAGAAATAGCCATGAGGATCAAAATGAAGAAGGACCAGAGGAGAAAATCCATGTTGATGACTTTGAAGATGTGCATAAAAACCTTGCCTTCCTCAACAATGGAAAGTGCAGTAAGTTTGTAGATAACAAAGAAGAAATGGAGAGAAAAGAATCGGTAAAGGAAGAAGAAATTAAGGACAAGGATGAAAATGGAAAAAACAGAGAACAGATGAATTTGAATATCAAGAAAGCACTGGAAATGGCTCAGATGAAGTTGAAAGAAACAGGAAGACGAAGAGAAATGGAAATGTCTATGCATGCTTGGAATGAATCAAATAAAGCTCATTACTTTCCACAAGGCCTGAATGGTCACAGTCTGCCCTTGACTCCCGATTTAGATGTGTTACATAGTCGATTTGCCGTGGACAATACCCACACCCCTATCTCTACCAGTACACCCAAGTCAAAAAGTGCTGGTATGATTGGACATGACGTGGATAAGTACGAGTGTACCTATTGTGAAATAGCTTTTCGTAACTGTGTTATGTATACAATGCATATGGGTTACCATGGTTACCGCAATCCTTTCAAATGTAACATGTGTGGCTTGACCTGTAGTGACAAAGTGGACTTTTTCCTCCACATTGCTCGTGAGGCTCACAATTGA